A single region of the Sorghum bicolor cultivar BTx623 chromosome 7, Sorghum_bicolor_NCBIv3, whole genome shotgun sequence genome encodes:
- the LOC8073532 gene encoding uncharacterized protein LOC8073532, translating into MALLTLLLSRWPLLSPWLSPAAAWFIFFNAVVGAIAVMSTSGAAVAGAGATSSPRRRLCRSGSSSSMVLDRLRSFFIFPVGQLPIDESSAASGSYCCSPEAEAASATQVCAPQRNPQEVVAATAGAPVAMATAEDDAPPAPPPSSSEEEEDRAEAEKEQDHDESISLDEAYALAQRHRAKPTASPPPPLAAAGSATAAPAALPTPENKKKKPAAKVVVADWRRVSKAGELALEGKAELNARAELFIRQFREDLRLQRLNSILSHTHALGSPTAAR; encoded by the coding sequence ATGGCGCTTCTAACGCTACTACTGTCGCGGTGGCCGCTGCTGTCGCCGTGGCTCAGCCCCGCCGCGGCGTGGTTCATCTTCTTCAACGCCGTTGTCGGCGCCATCGCCGTCATGTCGACCAGTGGCGCGGCCGTGGCCGGGGCCGGGGCCACGTCGTCGCCTCGGCGCAGGCTCTGCCGCAGCGGGTCCTCATCATCTATGGTCCTGGATCGGCTCCGCTCCTTCTTCATCTTTCCCGTGGGGCAGCTGCCGATCGATGAAAGCAGTGCTGCCTCGGGCTCGTACTGCTGCTCCCCGGAAGCAGAGGCGGCGTCCGCGACTCAGGTGTGCGCACCTCAGCGCAATCCACAGGAGGTGGTGGCTGCAACAGCCGGCGCGCCTGTGGCGATGGCAACAGCGGAGGACGACGCGCCTCCCGCACCGCCACCGTCGTcgtcggaggaggaggaggacaggGCAGAGGCAGAGAAGGAGCAAGACCATGATGAGTCCATCAGCTTGGACGAGGCGTACGCGCTAGCCCAGCGGCATCGCGCGAAGCCAacggcgtcgccgccgccgccattagCAGCAGCAGGCTCTGCCACGGCTGCCCCTGCTGCGTTGCCGACGCcggagaacaagaagaagaagccagcagcgaaggtggtggtggcggactGGCGGAGGGTATCGAAAGCAGGGGAGCTGGCGCTGGAGGGGAAGGCGGAGTTGAACGCGCGCGCAGAGCTGTTCATCCGGCAGTTCCGGGAGGACCTCCGGCTGCAGAGGCTCAACTCCATCCTCAGCCACACCCACGCCCTGGGCTCCCCGACGGCGGCGCGGTAG